Proteins encoded by one window of uncultured Bacteroides sp.:
- a CDS encoding IS1182 family transposase encodes MLPLQQAIPFSNYTDLYDLLIPQDNLLRQINDLIDFSFVHKELLDKYCLNNGRTAECPIRMFKYLLLKTIFDISDVDVVERSRYDLSFKYFLDLAPEETELISPSSLCKFRRLRLKDKDLLNLLIGTTVSIAIDKGIIKSKTIIVDSTHTGSRSNPYSPVEILRLRSKQLRKSLYDVEESIKEGLPLKNEDDDLEHELDYTKALFEVVSDNETLVNVPKVRERLNMLKETLSDIEDHYVSSTDEDARVGHKSQDKSFFGYKTHIAMSDERIITAATVTSGEKGDGPQLPELVEQSRNNGMEVETVIGDTAYSGKNNIQLAQDEQKGFELVAKLNPAISQGSRRAEQSFEFNKDAGMFVCPAGHMAIRRAKQGKKNQGKNQFIVYFFNTDKCRICGRRQGCYKEGAKTKTYSVRIKSDEHKHQMDFQETDEFRAKSRSRYKIEAKNAELKNVFGYDRALSYGLTCMQLQGAMAIFAANIKRILKLI; translated from the coding sequence ATGCTTCCATTGCAACAAGCCATACCGTTCAGTAATTACACAGATCTATACGATTTGCTTATTCCACAGGACAATCTATTGCGTCAAATAAACGACCTGATAGACTTCTCTTTCGTCCATAAGGAACTCCTGGACAAATACTGCCTGAATAACGGTCGTACGGCCGAGTGCCCGATCAGGATGTTCAAATATCTTTTGTTAAAGACAATCTTTGATATTTCGGACGTGGACGTTGTTGAACGCTCGCGATATGATCTTTCATTCAAATACTTTTTGGATCTGGCTCCCGAGGAAACCGAATTGATCTCTCCAAGTTCTTTGTGTAAGTTTCGCCGACTCCGTTTGAAGGACAAGGATTTGTTGAATCTGCTTATAGGAACGACAGTGTCTATTGCAATAGACAAGGGAATCATCAAGTCAAAGACCATTATTGTTGATTCCACACACACCGGTTCACGGAGCAACCCGTATTCGCCTGTCGAGATTTTGCGACTTCGTTCAAAGCAGTTGCGCAAGAGCCTTTATGATGTGGAGGAGTCAATAAAAGAAGGTTTGCCCCTGAAGAATGAAGATGACGATCTGGAGCATGAGCTTGATTATACCAAAGCGTTGTTTGAAGTCGTATCCGACAACGAGACATTGGTCAATGTTCCCAAAGTCAGAGAGCGTCTGAACATGCTCAAGGAAACGCTTTCAGATATCGAGGATCATTATGTCAGCTCCACAGATGAAGATGCACGGGTTGGACACAAAAGCCAGGACAAGTCGTTCTTTGGCTATAAGACACACATCGCCATGAGTGACGAACGTATAATCACTGCCGCCACAGTCACTTCCGGGGAGAAGGGTGACGGTCCCCAATTACCCGAACTTGTTGAACAGAGCCGAAACAACGGCATGGAAGTTGAAACAGTCATTGGAGACACCGCATATTCGGGAAAGAACAACATTCAGCTCGCTCAAGATGAGCAAAAAGGATTTGAACTGGTGGCAAAACTTAATCCTGCCATAAGCCAAGGCTCCCGACGGGCGGAGCAAAGTTTTGAATTCAATAAGGATGCGGGTATGTTCGTATGCCCTGCAGGGCATATGGCGATACGGCGTGCCAAGCAGGGTAAAAAGAATCAAGGAAAGAATCAGTTTATCGTATACTTCTTCAATACTGACAAATGTCGGATATGTGGCAGGCGGCAAGGATGTTACAAAGAGGGTGCAAAAACGAAAACCTACTCGGTCAGGATTAAATCTGACGAACATAAACACCAGATGGATTTTCAAGAAACAGATGAATTTAGGGCCAAATCTCGATCACGATACAAGATAGAAGCTAAAAATGCGGAACTTAAGAATGTGTTCGGGTATGATAGGGCATTGTCATACGGCCTGACATGCATGCAACTTCAAGGCGCCATGGCCATTTTTGCTGCAAATATCAAGAGAATTCTCAAATTAATCTAA
- a CDS encoding RagB/SusD family nutrient uptake outer membrane protein, whose product MKKNYITLALAGLTMIAVTSCNSNYLDETPMSNYTSSTLKDSKGMNALALGMYYDFSLIHSYTNDQGFSCAFQVGTDVCDPAQYQGIEVPMYKYEKLTADASAPQVYWKQLYTIINAANIIIENVESGASTASESDNAIYKAEACFMRAWCYDQLAVFYGGVPLTLKPASSAKTDYTRASLSEVNAQIVTDLTYATTNLPEPDAVKNGSRANKYSAYQLLAEVCIRTKEYQKAVDACNTIIGSGKFALNTTLRSGLSYSDYYHDMFAQGYMRRKQGNKEMIWNYESENNNTITGGQSGSFQQRRCWVAAYYQYSSSGLVLSDSLGGRGLARMRLSSRMLNLYQAGDIRNSQANIHRNFYVNGKKFKGTDAVNDSIFKLPPYCTKWNSFDPNDTFGYTAVHDVPMMRFGETYLLLAEAYLGLSKTSEAAAAINVLRTRAFGSPLLGQVSASQINIDFILDERARELIGEENRRYTLMRTGQLQKRAAMNKDFVAANNSLSNSSLEASYAISNTDKIQNLWPIPKTEIDLNKDGKLEQNPGYN is encoded by the coding sequence ATGAAAAAAAATTATATAACATTAGCATTGGCTGGTCTGACTATGATAGCTGTTACATCTTGTAATAGCAATTATCTGGATGAAACTCCAATGTCAAACTATACATCTTCTACACTAAAAGATTCTAAAGGTATGAATGCTTTGGCACTGGGTATGTATTACGATTTCAGTTTAATTCATTCATATACTAACGATCAAGGTTTCTCTTGTGCATTCCAGGTTGGTACAGATGTTTGTGATCCGGCCCAGTATCAAGGCATAGAAGTACCTATGTATAAATATGAGAAGTTGACTGCTGATGCATCAGCACCACAAGTATATTGGAAACAATTATATACCATAATTAATGCAGCTAATATAATTATTGAGAATGTAGAATCGGGAGCTTCAACTGCAAGCGAAAGTGATAATGCAATTTATAAAGCTGAAGCTTGTTTTATGCGTGCTTGGTGTTATGATCAGTTAGCTGTATTTTATGGTGGTGTGCCTTTAACTTTAAAACCTGCCAGCTCAGCTAAAACGGATTATACTCGTGCAAGTTTGAGTGAAGTTAATGCACAAATTGTTACTGATTTAACTTACGCTACCACTAACTTGCCAGAGCCTGATGCCGTTAAAAACGGTAGCCGTGCAAACAAATATTCAGCTTATCAATTGCTGGCTGAAGTTTGTATCCGTACCAAAGAATATCAAAAAGCAGTAGATGCTTGTAACACAATTATTGGATCTGGTAAGTTTGCTTTAAATACAACTTTACGGTCTGGATTAAGTTATAGTGATTACTATCACGATATGTTTGCTCAGGGATATATGCGCCGTAAACAAGGAAATAAGGAAATGATATGGAACTATGAAAGTGAAAACAATAATACTATAACAGGTGGACAATCCGGTTCTTTCCAGCAACGCCGTTGTTGGGTTGCCGCTTACTATCAATATTCAAGTTCTGGTTTGGTTTTGAGTGATTCTTTAGGTGGACGTGGTTTGGCCCGTATGCGTTTAAGTAGCCGAATGCTAAACCTTTACCAAGCTGGCGATATTCGTAACTCTCAGGCTAACATCCATCGTAACTTCTATGTAAACGGAAAGAAATTTAAAGGAACGGATGCCGTTAATGACTCTATCTTTAAACTTCCTCCTTACTGTACAAAATGGAATTCCTTTGATCCAAATGATACATTTGGTTACACAGCTGTACATGATGTTCCTATGATGCGTTTTGGCGAAACTTATTTATTGCTGGCTGAGGCATATCTTGGACTAAGTAAAACTTCAGAAGCCGCAGCTGCGATCAATGTACTTCGTACTCGTGCTTTTGGAAGCCCTCTACTAGGACAGGTTTCTGCTTCACAGATAAATATAGATTTCATTCTTGATGAACGTGCACGTGAGCTAATTGGAGAAGAAAACCGCCGTTATACTTTGATGCGTACCGGACAATTACAAAAGCGCGCCGCAATGAATAAGGACTTCGTTGCTGCTAATAACTCATTATCTAATTCATCTCTGGAAGCTAGTTATGCAATCAGCAATACAGATAAAATACAGAATCTTTGGCCTATACCTAAGACCGAAATTGATTTGAATAAGGATGGTAAATTAGAGCAAAACCCAGGTTATAACTAA
- a CDS encoding carbonic anhydrase family protein: MEKEENKTELTTEHILNGSVLSKEEQQKLTPESVLDVLKKGNQEFIEDNLTVRNNSDRIRAAVLGQYPLAVVLSCLDSRVPVEDIFHRGIGDVFVTRVAGNIVNEDILGSLEYACKVSGSKVIVVLGHTHCGAIQSAIDNVKLGNITSLLSKIKPAVEKARNCYQGEKSSKNDEFMDAVCCFNVHTSIDEIRSKSPILKEMEEYNEIKIVGAIYDMKTGKVDFL, encoded by the coding sequence ATGGAAAAAGAAGAAAACAAAACGGAGCTTACAACAGAGCACATTCTCAATGGATCTGTTCTCAGTAAAGAAGAACAGCAAAAGCTTACCCCGGAAAGTGTACTTGACGTTCTTAAAAAAGGTAATCAGGAATTTATTGAAGACAATCTTACAGTGCGCAACAATTCCGACCGCATTCGTGCTGCTGTGCTGGGACAATATCCACTGGCTGTGGTATTATCCTGTCTTGATTCACGTGTTCCGGTAGAAGATATATTCCACAGAGGTATTGGCGATGTTTTTGTTACCCGCGTGGCAGGTAATATAGTAAATGAAGATATTCTTGGCAGTCTGGAATATGCATGCAAGGTTTCGGGCTCCAAAGTAATTGTAGTACTGGGACACACTCATTGCGGAGCCATCCAGTCGGCCATTGACAATGTAAAACTAGGCAACATCACCTCTTTATTATCGAAAATAAAACCTGCTGTAGAAAAAGCAAGAAACTGTTATCAGGGAGAAAAATCATCAAAGAATGATGAGTTTATGGATGCTGTTTGCTGTTTCAATGTTCATACTTCTATTGACGAGATAAGAAGTAAAAGTCCAATTCTGAAAGAGATGGAAGAATATAATGAAATAAAAATAGTTGGAGCTATTTACGATATGAAAACGGGGAAGGTTGACTTTCTGTAG